A single Carnobacterium inhibens subsp. inhibens DSM 13024 DNA region contains:
- a CDS encoding ABC transporter ATP-binding protein: protein MSFVDLENIRVSYDGKNNILKDLNLSMEKGELISLLGPSGCGKTTTLRVIAGLIEPNDGTFTVGDANLTKVPVHKRNFGMVFQSYALFPHLTVKENVGFGLKLRKEKKEVIEKKVQAILAATDLSDYAERYPKQLSGGQRQRVALARALVIEPQLLLLDEPLSNLDAKLRISMRIEIKRIQRRLGITTVFVTHDQEECFSISDKVAVMNNGVIEQYDSPEEIYKNPKTEFVARFIGFENFFVLTRKDTHSYTTLNGTLIETMHPTDKQQVTGTIRPDDILLSAYSEEVLPNSLTGTIKVRTFLGKSYQYEVETAIGKLLVNDVQVQGYQVGDKVLVVIPKEKLILV, encoded by the coding sequence ATGTCGTTTGTTGATTTAGAAAATATCCGTGTTAGTTATGACGGAAAAAATAATATATTGAAAGACCTTAATCTTTCTATGGAAAAAGGAGAATTAATCTCATTATTAGGGCCATCTGGTTGTGGTAAAACGACTACTTTACGGGTTATCGCAGGTCTGATTGAACCAAATGATGGTACCTTTACTGTAGGTGATGCCAATTTAACAAAAGTTCCTGTACATAAACGGAATTTTGGAATGGTTTTTCAAAGTTATGCTTTATTTCCGCACTTGACCGTTAAAGAAAATGTCGGATTTGGATTGAAGTTAAGAAAAGAAAAAAAAGAAGTTATTGAAAAAAAAGTGCAGGCTATTTTAGCAGCTACCGATTTATCTGACTATGCTGAGCGTTATCCAAAACAACTCTCTGGGGGACAGCGCCAACGTGTAGCGCTTGCTCGAGCGTTAGTGATTGAACCTCAATTGTTGTTGCTAGATGAGCCGTTAAGTAATTTAGATGCTAAATTACGCATCAGTATGCGTATTGAAATTAAACGTATCCAACGCAGATTAGGGATCACAACGGTATTTGTCACTCATGATCAAGAAGAATGTTTTTCGATTTCAGATAAAGTAGCCGTTATGAACAATGGAGTCATTGAACAATATGATTCTCCAGAAGAAATCTATAAGAATCCTAAAACCGAGTTTGTTGCACGCTTCATTGGATTCGAAAATTTCTTTGTGTTAACCAGAAAAGATACTCATTCTTACACCACATTGAATGGAACGTTGATTGAAACAATGCATCCGACAGATAAACAACAGGTAACAGGTACGATTCGACCTGACGATATTTTACTTTCTGCATATAGTGAAGAAGTATTGCCCAACAGTTTAACAGGTACAATAAAAGTTCGTACATTTTTAGGTAAGAGTTATCAATATGAGGTAGAAACGGCTATTGGAAAATTATTAGTTAATGATGTGCAGGTACAAGGGTACCAAGTTGGAGATAAAGTTCTTGTTGTTATTCCAAAAGAAAAATTGATTTTAGTTTAA
- a CDS encoding ABC transporter permease has protein sequence MRKQRGLSIFAGVVFAFLFIPLIIITITAFGEKSTIQFPITGFTFGWFTKVFENQSFMDSFLLSLEVSLLATLLALVVGIPAAYALTRHGVKGKSWIKSFFLSPTIIPGVVVGYSLFQFIVIRLQVPLFQGLLLGHFLISLPYIIRVVGSSLEQLDFSIEEVAWTLGSTKVKAFASIVLPNISSSIFAAFMLAFINSFNNIPVSQFLSGPGISTLPTTLMNYIEYNYDPVVSALSVLLMIGTIILMFLIEKTLGLAKVV, from the coding sequence ATGCGTAAACAAAGAGGGTTATCCATTTTTGCGGGAGTTGTGTTTGCATTCTTATTTATTCCTCTAATTATCATAACCATAACTGCTTTTGGAGAAAAATCGACTATTCAATTCCCTATCACTGGATTTACATTTGGTTGGTTTACTAAGGTTTTTGAAAACCAATCCTTTATGGACAGCTTTTTATTAAGTCTTGAAGTCTCATTACTGGCAACTTTACTAGCATTAGTTGTTGGGATTCCAGCTGCTTATGCGTTAACTAGACATGGGGTAAAAGGTAAAAGTTGGATCAAAAGTTTTTTCTTATCACCAACCATCATCCCAGGTGTTGTAGTAGGGTATTCGCTGTTTCAATTTATTGTTATCCGTCTGCAAGTACCTTTATTCCAAGGATTGTTACTGGGACATTTTTTAATTAGTTTACCTTACATTATTCGTGTAGTAGGTTCTAGTCTGGAACAATTAGACTTTTCGATAGAAGAAGTGGCATGGACTTTAGGCAGTACTAAGGTGAAAGCATTTGCCAGTATTGTTTTGCCAAATATTTCTTCTAGTATATTTGCAGCGTTTATGCTGGCCTTTATTAACTCATTTAATAATATACCCGTCTCACAATTTTTATCTGGTCCGGGAATTTCAACTTTACCTACCACGTTGATGAATTATATTGAATACAATTATGATCCAGTCGTTTCTGCTTTATCAGTCCTTTTAATGATTGGAACAATCATCTTAATGTTTTTAATTGAAAAAACGCTTGGATTAGCAAAAGTAGTCTAA
- a CDS encoding ABC transporter permease, producing the protein MSKKIPYLILAPGFILLIFFLLIPLVSVIWPTFFNGTLSFDSYISFFKDPYNVGIFSRTIRISLIVTVICIILGVPTAYYIAGTSPKWRGLLMALTLFPMLTNSVIRSFAWINLLGQNGVINKVLTSIGVISEPLILLYTEFSIIIGSTYLFLPILIITLVGVMENINPEIMEAAETLGASRVNAFTKVILPLSIPGIIVGSILVFTGTLTAYTTPQLLGGNRNMMLSTFLYQNAMNLGNWKEASVIALIMIVTTLIVMKGFNLIAHRIDKRGEQDA; encoded by the coding sequence ATGTCGAAAAAAATCCCGTATCTAATACTAGCACCGGGATTCATCTTATTGATTTTCTTTTTATTAATACCACTAGTGTCAGTCATTTGGCCAACTTTTTTTAATGGGACGCTCTCATTTGATTCCTATATTTCATTTTTTAAAGATCCATATAACGTAGGAATTTTTAGCCGTACCATTCGCATTTCACTGATTGTAACTGTCATTTGTATTATTTTAGGTGTTCCTACAGCTTACTATATAGCCGGAACATCTCCAAAATGGCGAGGATTATTAATGGCACTCACATTATTTCCGATGTTAACGAATTCTGTTATTCGAAGTTTTGCTTGGATCAATTTACTAGGACAAAATGGTGTGATCAATAAAGTTCTGACTAGCATAGGCGTCATTTCTGAGCCATTAATCTTATTGTATACTGAATTTTCAATTATCATTGGTTCGACCTATTTATTTTTACCGATCTTAATTATCACCTTGGTAGGAGTAATGGAAAATATTAATCCAGAAATTATGGAAGCAGCAGAAACACTTGGAGCTAGTCGGGTAAATGCGTTTACTAAAGTCATTTTACCTTTGAGCATCCCTGGAATTATCGTAGGCAGTATTTTAGTCTTTACGGGTACACTGACTGCGTATACGACTCCTCAATTGCTTGGGGGAAATCGAAATATGATGTTGTCAACGTTTCTTTATCAAAACGCAATGAATTTAGGCAATTGGAAAGAGGCTAGTGTCATTGCATTGATTATGATCGTGACGACCTTGATTGTAATGAAAGGTTTTAACTTGATTGCCCATAGAATTGACAAGCGAGGTGAACAAGATGCGTAA
- a CDS encoding VIT1/CCC1 transporter family protein: MNKPEKIVHNGKGKYIKSIVYGGLDGIITTFAVVAGSVGGELSFKVVLILGFSNLLADGFSMAVGDYLSTKSQNEYEKTLHLKKQSDIRNHQENEVNKMIRSFINQGITQPDAEVLVNTLAKYEEPFVNQIMKENYGTDLTEDSPIKNAAATFLSFSIFGVVPLLIYVLSIYIPGLLQNTFLIASLLTGVTLFILGAVKSRVTQSNWLKSGFEMLVVGGLAAFVAYIVGVVLGGI, from the coding sequence ATGAATAAACCGGAAAAAATAGTTCATAATGGTAAAGGGAAATATATAAAAAGTATCGTTTATGGAGGATTAGATGGAATCATAACAACCTTTGCTGTAGTAGCAGGAAGTGTTGGTGGCGAGTTATCCTTTAAAGTAGTTTTAATTTTAGGTTTTTCAAATTTGTTGGCAGATGGTTTCTCAATGGCAGTAGGAGATTACCTTTCTACAAAATCACAAAACGAATATGAAAAAACGCTACATTTAAAAAAACAATCTGATATCAGGAATCATCAGGAAAATGAAGTGAACAAAATGATTCGTTCATTTATAAATCAAGGGATTACTCAACCAGATGCTGAAGTACTAGTAAATACTCTTGCAAAATATGAAGAACCTTTTGTAAATCAAATAATGAAAGAGAACTATGGAACTGACCTTACAGAAGATTCTCCAATAAAAAATGCAGCAGCAACATTTTTATCTTTTAGTATTTTTGGTGTAGTTCCACTGTTAATTTATGTGTTATCCATATATATACCTGGATTGTTGCAAAATACTTTTTTAATTGCTTCTTTGCTTACCGGAGTAACACTCTTCATTCTTGGAGCCGTAAAGTCCAGAGTTACTCAATCAAATTGGCTGAAATCTGGTTTTGAAATGTTAGTAGTTGGTGGTTTGGCGGCTTTTGTTGCTTATATCGTAGGTGTTGTTTTAGGAGGAATTTGA
- a CDS encoding uridine kinase family protein — MNNLLDEVINWINKSDKPVIIGISGHGAAGKTTFSTKLAHLIGLNEVAYINTDPYMITSQLRQYTMIQYRYQNKDYHSKMTACHPDAHHIVSLERDIRMVKSGLDFYTIDTFYSKSELISPKKVTIIEGMSVTFVDPELIDLKIYFYTDDETELMRRVGRDVLERGTDINALRQSHKQRRIQYELFMHPYRKTFDMIIKNSDEEIWVEKNLLASPE; from the coding sequence ATGAATAATCTACTTGATGAAGTCATAAATTGGATAAATAAGTCGGATAAACCGGTGATTATTGGAATTTCAGGACATGGTGCTGCAGGGAAAACTACTTTTTCTACTAAACTTGCACATTTGATAGGATTAAATGAAGTAGCATATATCAACACAGATCCCTATATGATCACGTCACAGTTACGACAATACACCATGATTCAATATCGTTATCAAAATAAAGATTATCATTCAAAAATGACTGCTTGCCATCCAGATGCTCATCATATAGTGTCCTTAGAAAGAGACATTCGCATGGTCAAATCTGGGTTAGATTTTTACACGATAGATACTTTTTATAGCAAGAGTGAACTAATTTCTCCTAAAAAAGTTACCATTATAGAAGGAATGAGTGTGACGTTTGTTGATCCTGAATTAATTGATTTGAAAATTTACTTTTATACAGATGATGAAACAGAGTTAATGAGAAGAGTTGGAAGAGATGTTTTGGAAAGAGGTACGGATATAAATGCTTTACGTCAGTCTCATAAGCAACGTCGGATCCAATATGAACTATTTATGCATCCATACAGAAAAACATTTGATATGATTATAAAAAATTCCGATGAAGAGATATGGGTAGAAAAGAATTTGTTAGCTAGTCCAGAATGA
- a CDS encoding SDR family oxidoreductase has protein sequence MTHANSENPLNQFFTGNFPKQYQEPPALQSKMDPRPDCGEESYIGNEQLVGKKALVTGGDSGIGRAAAIAYAREGADIALNYLPEEETDAQEVKQLIEAAGQKVILIPGDLSDEAFCKQLVDQAHKELGGLDILALIAGKQQAVEDILDLTTEQLKQTFEINVFSLFWVIKAALPYLPEGSSIITTSSVQGYNPSANLLDYASTKFAINGFSRGLAKQLAPKGIRVNVVAPGPIWTPLQISGGQPSEAIPTFGQEAPLERAGQPVELSDVYVFLASAKSSYVTAQIYGVTGGIELA, from the coding sequence ATGACACATGCAAATTCAGAAAATCCATTAAATCAATTTTTTACAGGAAACTTTCCAAAGCAGTATCAAGAACCTCCTGCCTTACAAAGTAAAATGGATCCACGTCCAGACTGTGGTGAAGAATCTTATATAGGAAATGAACAACTAGTTGGGAAAAAAGCTTTGGTGACAGGCGGAGATTCTGGTATAGGACGAGCTGCAGCTATTGCTTATGCACGTGAAGGAGCCGATATAGCATTGAATTATCTTCCAGAAGAAGAAACAGATGCACAAGAAGTGAAGCAGCTGATTGAAGCAGCAGGCCAAAAAGTTATTCTTATCCCAGGTGATTTAAGTGATGAAGCATTTTGTAAACAACTTGTTGATCAAGCACATAAAGAACTTGGTGGATTAGATATACTAGCCTTAATTGCTGGAAAACAGCAAGCTGTGGAAGATATTCTAGATCTTACGACAGAACAATTAAAACAAACCTTTGAAATAAATGTATTTTCGCTTTTTTGGGTAATAAAAGCTGCTTTACCTTATCTTCCAGAGGGTTCTTCGATTATTACGACATCTTCTGTTCAAGGGTACAACCCAAGCGCAAATCTTTTAGACTATGCATCAACTAAGTTTGCCATTAATGGATTTAGCCGTGGTCTAGCAAAACAATTAGCACCAAAAGGCATCCGTGTAAATGTTGTAGCTCCGGGACCAATATGGACGCCGTTACAAATTTCTGGCGGACAGCCAAGTGAAGCTATTCCAACATTTGGACAAGAGGCTCCATTAGAACGTGCTGGTCAACCAGTAGAACTTTCAGATGTCTATGTATTCTTAGCATCTGCAAAATCTAGCTACGTTACAGCCCAAATCTATGGTGTAACAGGTGGTATTGAGTTAGCTTAG
- a CDS encoding DUF3592 domain-containing protein — MVVLKFWLSLGLFVLVLIFMLVAFLLKKRNNKKLVNCTSKTSGTVYGYEARGNGLFYPLVEFEVDGTSYKGKLVYRGIMVKAATFYGEAEVIGDKFAPTLRVKRNPRISFNPLEKEIPRGSVLDVYYNPENPEENYVQRFVKSIVSQIFFYGAIYFIIMEIFLYLVL; from the coding sequence ATGGTAGTATTGAAATTTTGGCTTTCTTTAGGTTTGTTTGTCTTAGTCCTAATTTTTATGTTGGTAGCGTTCTTATTAAAGAAACGCAATAATAAGAAGCTTGTTAACTGTACGAGTAAAACGTCAGGTACGGTTTATGGTTATGAAGCTCGTGGGAATGGTTTGTTTTATCCCTTAGTTGAATTTGAGGTTGATGGAACAAGTTATAAAGGAAAATTAGTTTATCGAGGAATTATGGTTAAAGCCGCTACGTTTTATGGAGAAGCAGAAGTTATTGGAGATAAGTTTGCACCAACATTGCGTGTGAAACGCAATCCACGTATTTCTTTTAATCCTTTAGAAAAAGAGATTCCCCGTGGATCTGTTCTTGATGTGTACTATAATCCGGAAAATCCAGAAGAGAATTATGTGCAGCGTTTTGTAAAAAGTATCGTGTCCCAAATATTCTTTTATGGTGCCATTTATTTTATTATTATGGAGATTTTTTTATATCTTGTTCTATAA
- a CDS encoding electron transfer flavoprotein subunit alpha/FixB family protein — MTSQEIWVYAEKHVGIIQPVTYQLITKANEIAGDKKVVVILFESADQKLEEAIKEYGPDEIVVVRDNRLENAMDSEVASLMAELAERRQPNSILFGATVVGRSIAPRLQAKLNTGLTSDCLNLSFDSELLVQTKPSYGDNIMCEIISPNHRPQMASVRPNTFEAKKNSSKPVTVTEVSDLIFKEAKRVKIIEETPLISKSDSIANADRVIALGRGSIDAKELSLAEEFARKLGAKIGVTRPLTDHPKFSGDDQIGQSGNTIAPKILINLGIHGAVQYTTGIENAELVISVNKDPEAPIFKYSDFSYVGNSADFLEGFLKVIQ, encoded by the coding sequence ATGACTAGCCAAGAAATTTGGGTATATGCAGAAAAACATGTAGGGATCATCCAGCCTGTTACCTATCAATTAATAACTAAAGCAAATGAAATTGCAGGCGATAAAAAGGTTGTTGTGATTTTATTTGAATCAGCAGACCAAAAACTGGAAGAAGCTATCAAAGAATATGGTCCTGATGAAATCGTTGTTGTAAGGGATAATCGTTTGGAAAATGCGATGGATTCTGAAGTTGCCAGCTTAATGGCAGAATTAGCAGAACGTCGCCAACCGAATAGCATTCTTTTTGGTGCAACAGTTGTAGGCCGTTCGATCGCACCTCGATTGCAAGCGAAGTTAAATACTGGTTTGACTTCAGACTGTTTAAACTTATCATTTGACAGTGAATTGTTGGTTCAAACAAAACCATCGTATGGAGATAATATCATGTGTGAAATTATCAGTCCTAACCACCGACCTCAAATGGCTTCTGTCCGACCAAATACCTTTGAAGCTAAGAAAAACAGCAGCAAACCAGTTACTGTAACTGAAGTAAGTGATTTGATCTTTAAAGAAGCAAAACGCGTGAAAATTATAGAAGAAACCCCTTTAATTTCTAAAAGCGACAGTATCGCTAATGCTGATCGAGTCATTGCACTAGGACGAGGTTCTATAGATGCTAAAGAACTTTCTTTAGCAGAAGAATTTGCCCGTAAACTAGGTGCAAAAATCGGAGTAACTCGTCCTTTGACTGATCACCCTAAATTTAGTGGAGATGATCAAATTGGACAATCTGGGAATACGATTGCGCCTAAAATATTGATTAATTTGGGTATTCATGGAGCTGTACAATATACAACTGGGATAGAAAATGCTGAATTAGTGATTTCTGTTAACAAAGATCCAGAAGCACCTATCTTTAAATATTCAGATTTTAGTTATGTTGGAAATTCAGCTGATTTCTTAGAAGGATTTTTAAAGGTTATTCAATAG
- a CDS encoding electron transfer flavoprotein subunit beta/FixA family protein encodes MSLKIVVCIKQVPVSNNLKIDPVTKNLVRSGEAGVMNPYDKNAIEAALRLKEEWGGEITLLSMGPPDFEMTLRQGLAMGCDDAVLLSSRQFGGADTLATGYVLAQAIKELGNVDLVLFGRQSVDADTSQVGPIVSEFLDWPQITFVSELHSHTKNTMTATRLLENMQQKIEFQLPAVVTVRSEMNEPRYPTPRNIQQSYKKTIHIWDENSLPVDADRIGLKGSPTVVRSVWAPEKEAKATTFLTGTADEAVRELLIQMRATNLL; translated from the coding sequence ATGAGCTTAAAAATTGTAGTATGTATTAAACAAGTACCTGTTTCTAATAATTTAAAAATTGACCCGGTTACTAAAAACCTTGTTCGTTCTGGAGAAGCGGGAGTTATGAATCCTTATGATAAGAATGCCATAGAGGCAGCTCTTCGATTAAAAGAAGAATGGGGAGGCGAAATTACGCTTCTATCTATGGGGCCACCAGACTTTGAAATGACTTTGCGACAAGGCTTAGCCATGGGATGTGATGATGCCGTACTTTTAAGTTCTCGTCAGTTTGGCGGAGCAGATACTTTAGCAACAGGCTATGTTTTAGCACAAGCCATCAAGGAATTAGGAAATGTAGACTTAGTCTTATTTGGTCGTCAATCTGTAGATGCGGACACTAGTCAAGTTGGTCCAATCGTATCTGAATTTTTAGACTGGCCACAAATCACATTTGTCAGTGAGTTACATAGTCATACTAAAAACACTATGACTGCAACTCGCTTATTAGAAAATATGCAACAAAAAATTGAATTCCAATTGCCAGCAGTGGTAACCGTTCGTAGCGAAATGAATGAACCACGTTACCCAACGCCTCGTAACATTCAACAAAGCTATAAAAAAACGATTCACATTTGGGATGAAAACAGCTTGCCTGTCGATGCTGATAGAATTGGTTTAAAAGGCTCTCCTACAGTTGTACGTAGTGTATGGGCACCGGAAAAAGAAGCAAAAGCAACAACGTTCCTTACAGGAACAGCTGATGAGGCCGTTCGTGAATTGTTAATACAAATGAGAGCCACTAATTTACTTTAA
- a CDS encoding acyl-CoA dehydrogenase family protein, giving the protein MSIKLTQPQVMLHQMVTDFADKEVKPFDMWIDKHREYPSELWSNMVNTGFLGLTIPEEYGGAGFDAIASSQTVYDFAVRNASVAFTLEGHYKTVDQVMKYATPELKEKYLPQANHRVFGFSSTEPQGGSNVMGFTASAIKEGNKWVLNGNKTMITNGGLAEVYCVLLKTAPNELSCFLVDEDMPGFKHGKREEFIGMTGTPVGEIFLENVMVTEDHLLGKIGQGVEIGDNAHYDARISMGAIAAGITEHALTIAVDYAKKRNAIDTPIVQLHSIQTKITEIAIAKENTQLLYQEAAKLKTEGKSYAKVSTMAKSYGSRASVIAADHALQVLGGYGYSREYPVEHLIRDARALQLAEGSLEKMMIEIAKEVVNEREE; this is encoded by the coding sequence ATGAGTATAAAATTGACCCAACCTCAAGTAATGCTGCATCAGATGGTTACAGATTTTGCTGATAAAGAAGTGAAACCGTTTGATATGTGGATTGACAAACACAGAGAGTACCCTTCAGAGTTATGGAGCAACATGGTGAACACAGGCTTTTTAGGGTTGACCATACCGGAAGAATATGGTGGTGCTGGATTCGATGCTATCGCTAGTTCTCAAACGGTATATGATTTTGCTGTTCGGAATGCGAGTGTAGCTTTTACGTTAGAAGGGCATTATAAAACCGTTGATCAAGTAATGAAATATGCAACACCTGAATTGAAAGAAAAGTATTTGCCGCAAGCAAACCACCGTGTCTTTGGATTCTCTTCAACAGAACCACAAGGTGGATCTAATGTAATGGGATTTACAGCTAGTGCTATTAAAGAAGGAAATAAATGGGTTTTAAATGGAAATAAAACAATGATTACCAATGGCGGTTTAGCAGAAGTGTACTGTGTGCTCTTAAAAACAGCACCAAATGAATTGTCTTGTTTCCTTGTTGATGAGGATATGCCTGGATTTAAACATGGTAAGAGAGAAGAATTCATTGGTATGACTGGTACGCCTGTGGGAGAAATTTTCTTAGAAAACGTGATGGTTACTGAAGATCACCTGTTAGGAAAAATAGGACAAGGTGTGGAAATAGGAGATAATGCCCACTATGATGCTCGTATTTCGATGGGAGCAATCGCAGCTGGTATCACAGAACATGCGTTGACTATTGCTGTTGATTATGCTAAAAAACGTAATGCAATTGATACACCTATTGTTCAATTACATTCTATCCAAACGAAAATCACTGAAATTGCTATTGCAAAAGAAAACACACAGTTACTTTATCAAGAGGCAGCTAAGTTGAAAACAGAAGGTAAATCTTACGCTAAAGTATCTACCATGGCGAAATCGTATGGAAGTCGTGCTTCAGTTATTGCAGCTGATCATGCTCTACAAGTGTTAGGCGGGTATGGATATAGTCGTGAGTATCCTGTGGAACATTTAATTCGTGATGCTCGGGCATTGCAACTTGCCGAAGGATCACTAGAAAAAATGATGATTGAAATAGCTAAAGAAGTTGTGAATGAGAGAGAGGAGTAA
- a CDS encoding Crp/Fnr family transcriptional regulator has product MNKRYFKSDHHTYECQKTENTCIDSIPLFQSLSAEKKEKIHSLIQHKHYSRGETIYRPGETADSLYVLKSGKIRVYRLSDSGKEQLIRIVTQGEFTGELALFKKGIYEAFTEALTDCSICAIKHADFHELLLQYPMMAVEMLATISNRLGMSEQQTAWATTETVRDRLLHFLISLVDSKEIEPIIELKMAKKDLASYLGTTSESLSRELARLEKEGTIEEIAYGKIKLLHYSSY; this is encoded by the coding sequence ATGAATAAAAGATATTTTAAATCTGATCATCATACTTATGAATGTCAAAAAACAGAAAATACTTGCATAGATTCTATCCCATTATTTCAATCATTATCAGCGGAGAAAAAAGAAAAAATCCATTCATTAATACAACACAAACACTACTCTCGCGGAGAAACGATCTATCGGCCTGGAGAAACTGCAGATTCCCTTTACGTATTAAAAAGTGGAAAAATACGCGTATACCGATTATCAGATTCTGGAAAAGAACAATTGATTCGAATCGTGACTCAAGGAGAGTTTACTGGAGAATTAGCTTTATTTAAAAAGGGTATTTACGAAGCGTTTACAGAAGCGCTAACAGACTGTTCAATTTGTGCTATTAAACATGCAGATTTTCATGAATTACTTTTACAATACCCCATGATGGCTGTTGAAATGTTAGCTACAATTTCTAATAGATTGGGAATGTCTGAGCAACAGACAGCTTGGGCTACTACTGAGACTGTAAGAGACAGATTATTACACTTTTTGATCAGTTTAGTCGATTCAAAGGAAATTGAACCCATTATTGAATTAAAGATGGCTAAAAAAGATTTAGCATCTTATTTAGGAACAACCTCTGAATCCTTAAGTCGAGAATTAGCTCGATTAGAAAAAGAAGGAACCATTGAAGAGATTGCTTATGGAAAAATCAAATTACTACACTATTCCTCTTACTAA
- a CDS encoding heavy-metal-associated domain-containing protein: MKKAVYQLEPLTCPSCIKKIESTLTKTEGIDSVKVLFNSSKVRTQFDESKIEASTIQDTIQKLGYPVLSSKFA, encoded by the coding sequence ATGAAAAAAGCCGTATATCAATTAGAACCATTAACTTGTCCATCTTGTATTAAGAAAATTGAAAGCACTTTAACTAAGACAGAAGGAATCGACTCCGTAAAGGTGCTATTTAATTCCAGTAAAGTAAGAACACAATTCGATGAATCTAAAATCGAAGCCAGTACTATTCAAGACACAATCCAAAAATTAGGTTACCCAGTATTATCTTCTAAATTCGCTTAG
- a CDS encoding Crp/Fnr family transcriptional regulator, with product MSKDAIYPKNVVPSHTSCVSLVPIFNHLEKEQLDEIKVTTQSVSYKKQELIYHAGDESTSLYIIHKGKVRIYRLSESGKEQLVRILNPGDFTGEMALFSESTHETYAEAMIDTKICRIDRSDLQDFLLKYPSISLKILAEFSNRLEASEKQSSRFATEKVEARIALFLVDILNEELPKTTEVTLPMSKKDLASYLGTTPETISRKFNELEDKGLIKQLTHKQIKIIDLDGLLLV from the coding sequence ATGTCTAAAGACGCTATATATCCTAAAAATGTTGTTCCATCACATACATCCTGTGTTTCTTTAGTTCCTATTTTTAATCACTTAGAAAAGGAGCAGCTAGACGAAATAAAGGTAACCACTCAATCTGTTTCATACAAAAAACAGGAACTTATTTATCATGCTGGAGATGAATCGACTTCTCTTTATATTATTCACAAAGGAAAAGTTCGTATATATAGATTATCGGAATCTGGAAAAGAGCAATTAGTTAGAATTTTAAATCCTGGTGATTTTACAGGTGAAATGGCCTTGTTTTCTGAATCTACACATGAGACTTATGCAGAAGCCATGATAGATACAAAAATTTGTCGGATCGATCGTTCAGATTTACAAGACTTTCTATTGAAATATCCCTCTATTTCTCTAAAAATTTTGGCTGAATTTTCTAATCGCCTTGAAGCATCTGAAAAACAATCTTCACGCTTTGCAACAGAAAAAGTTGAAGCACGTATCGCCTTATTTTTAGTCGACATACTCAATGAAGAATTACCTAAAACAACTGAGGTCACTTTACCCATGAGTAAAAAAGACTTGGCTTCTTATTTAGGAACGACTCCTGAGACCATCAGCCGTAAATTCAATGAATTAGAAGATAAAGGTTTAATCAAACAACTGACACACAAACAAATTAAAATCATCGATTTAGATGGATTATTATTAGTTTAA
- a CDS encoding VOC family protein → MKIAHVALWTKDIERMRQFYETYFKAQSGERYENTNRGFASYFLTFSESEVRLELMQQPTITYRPEETPLGWAHLAISVGNEPAVNALTKAISDDGHTVIGQPRWTGDGYYESVVADPEGNWIEITI, encoded by the coding sequence ATGAAAATAGCACATGTAGCATTATGGACCAAAGATATTGAACGAATGCGCCAATTTTATGAAACTTATTTTAAAGCTCAATCTGGAGAACGTTATGAAAACACTAATCGAGGTTTTGCCAGTTACTTTTTAACTTTTTCTGAATCAGAAGTACGATTAGAATTGATGCAACAACCTACTATTACTTATCGACCAGAAGAAACACCATTAGGTTGGGCACATCTAGCTATTAGCGTGGGCAACGAACCAGCAGTCAATGCTTTAACCAAGGCTATTTCAGATGATGGGCATACGGTTATTGGTCAACCTCGTTGGACAGGAGACGGGTACTATGAAAGTGTTGTAGCCGATCCTGAAGGAAATTGGATAGAAATTACGATTTAA